In Pontibacillus yanchengensis, the following are encoded in one genomic region:
- a CDS encoding YitT family protein: protein MERDLLKGGICLFGIKFKNIIFILIGSAIFGFGIVHFNMQNNLAEGGFTGIILILDHFGLNISIMNLVLNIPVFIIGWKLLGRNTLIYSIIGTFAVSFFLWIFQVYMIEIDLRNDMTLASLFAGVFIGLGLGIIFRSGGTTGGVDIIARLVNKYFGVSMGRTMFLFDTAVIAAAVLFYLDHIEGMYTLVAVFVGARVIDFIVEGSYAARGATIISHESQAISAKIMKEMDRGVTVLAGKGSFTGERRDVLYCVVGRNEIIRLKNIINSVDPHAFVAVTSVHDVLGEGFTLDENKNPIEK from the coding sequence ATGGAAAGAGATTTATTAAAAGGGGGTATCTGTTTGTTCGGTATAAAATTTAAAAATATTATCTTCATACTCATAGGATCAGCTATATTCGGTTTTGGAATTGTACATTTTAATATGCAGAATAATTTGGCCGAAGGTGGGTTCACTGGAATCATTCTTATTCTAGACCACTTTGGACTTAATATATCAATCATGAATCTGGTTTTAAATATTCCAGTGTTTATTATTGGTTGGAAATTATTAGGTAGAAACACACTGATTTATTCGATCATCGGAACGTTTGCTGTTTCATTCTTCCTATGGATATTCCAAGTATATATGATTGAAATCGACTTACGAAACGATATGACGTTAGCTTCACTTTTTGCAGGAGTGTTTATAGGACTCGGATTAGGAATTATCTTTCGTAGTGGAGGAACAACTGGTGGCGTTGATATAATTGCTAGATTAGTGAATAAATACTTTGGAGTCAGCATGGGACGGACAATGTTTTTATTTGATACTGCTGTCATCGCAGCTGCAGTTCTTTTTTATCTTGACCATATAGAAGGAATGTACACATTAGTAGCTGTTTTTGTAGGTGCAAGAGTTATTGATTTCATCGTAGAAGGATCATATGCAGCTCGAGGAGCTACTATCATTTCACACGAAAGTCAGGCCATTTCTGCTAAGATCATGAAAGAAATGGACAGAGGTGTTACCGTTTTAGCTGGAAAAGGTAGCTTTACTGGAGAGAGACGAGATGTTCTTTATTGTGTTGTTGGTCGAAATGAAATTATTAGGTTAAAAAATATTATTAATTCTGTTGATCCACATGCGTTTGTTGCAGTTACATCTGTTCACGATGTACTAGGTGAAGGCTTTACGTTAGATGAAAATAAAAATCCAATTGAAAAGTAA